In Streptomyces sp. ML-6, the genomic stretch GCCGAACCCCGGCTGCTGCGCAGCTTCGCCGTCGAGGACCCCGACGCGTTCCAGGGACACATCGGCAACAGCGACCCGCCCCGGCACACCCGGCTGCGCAAGCTCACCGGCAAGGCCCTCACCCCCAAGCGGGTCGAGCGGCTGCGCCCCGCCGTGGAACGGCTGGCCGACGAACTGCTCGACGGCCTGGCGGGCCGCGAACAGGTCGACATCGTGCAGGAGTTCACCCACCCGCTCGCCGAGCTGGCCGGCGCCGAACTCCTGGGCATCGACGCCGAGGACGCCGAGGAGTTCCGCACCTACTGGGACGACATGGCGGCCTTCCCCGACAGCACCGGTTTCCCCGAGTTCCAGGCGGCGACCGAGAACCTCGGCAAGCTGTTCGCACGGATCGTCGAGGCGCGCCGCGCCACCCCGACGGACGACCTCGTCTCGGCCCTGGTGCACGCCCGCGTCGGCGAGGACCGGCTCAGCGACGCCGAACTCGTGCAGACCGGCATCTTCCTGGTGATCGCGTCCAACAAGACCGTCTCCGCCATGCTGGGCAACGCGGTGCTCGCCCTGCTGGACCACCCCGCCCAGCTGGAACTCCTGCGCTCCCGGCCCGACCTGTTGCGCGGCGCCATCGAGGAGTGCCTGCGCTACGAGGCCCCGGTGTCCCTCACCAACCCGCTGCGCGCGGGCGAGGCGGTGTGCACCCGGGGACTGGACCTGGCCCCCGGCGACCTGGTGCAGCCCGCGCTCACCGCGGCCAACCGCGACCCGCGCCGCTTCCCCGACCCCGAGCGCCTCGACATCACGCGCCCGGTCGGCGGCCACGTCTCCTTCGGGCACGGCATCCACATGTGCCTGGGGGCCCAACTCTCCCGGATGACCGGCGAAGTGGCCCTCGGGCGCCTCGTGCGGCGCTTCCCGGAACTCCGGCTCGCCCACGGCGACCACGACCGGGACGTCCGCTGGTCCCGGGAACACATCATGCGGCGGCTCACCTCGCTGCACGTCGGCCTGGGCGCGCCCGCGCCGGCCGGTGGCACCACTCCAACCGAGACATCCGACGGGAGCTGAAGCGACGTGAACGCCGCCATCGAGGCGCACGGACTGCGCAAGCGTTACAAGGGCCACCAGGCCCTGGACGGTGTGGACCTGACGGTCGAGTCCGGCACCGTCTTCGGGCTGCTCGGCCCCAACGGCGCCGGCAAGACCACCACGGTGCGCATCCTCACCACCCTGCTGCGCGCCGACGAGGGCCGGGCGAGCGTCGCCGGGTACGACGTGGTGCGCCAGGCCAACGACGTACGCGCGCGGATCGGCCTGACCGGCCAGTACGCCGCGGTCGACGAGCGGCTCACCGCCCGCGAGAACCTCATCCTCGTCGGCCGGCTCTACCGGCTCGGCAAGCGCGTGACGGCCGAGCGGACGGAGGCCCTGCTGGAGCGGTTCGAACTCACCGAGGCCGCCAACCGGCCGCTGCGCACCTACTCCGGCGGCATGCGGCGCCGCCTCGACCTCGCCGCGAGCCTGATCGGCCGGCCGCCGCTGCTCTTCCTCGACGAGCCGACCACCGGTCTCGACCCCAGCAGCCGGCTGGCCCTGTGGGACATGATCCGCGAACAGGTCGCCGCCGGGGTGACGATCCTGCTCACCACCCAGTACCTCGACGAGGCCGACCAGCTCGCCGGCCGCATCGCGGTCCTCGACGAGGGCAAGGTCATCGCCGACGGCACCCCCGACCAGCTCAAGCGCAAGGTCGGCGGCGAGTGGCTGGAGGTGACCGTGAACACCCCCGCCGAGGCCCAGGACGCGGTGCGCGCGCTCTCCTCGGCCATCGCCGGGGAACCGACCGTCAGCGAGGACGGCCTGAAGGTCTCCGCGCCGGTCGCCGACGGCATGAGCTCCATCGCCGCCATCGCGGAACGGCTGGACTCCGCAGGCGTCGAGGTCGTCGACTTCGCGCTGCGCCGCCCGTCCCTCGACGACGTGTTCCTCACCCTGATCGGCAAGACGGCTGCGGTGCGCGAACCGCAGCCCGCGTGAGCGGGAGAACGACATGGCACTGGACATCGAGAAGCAGAAGAAGGACGAGAGCGGGGCACGCTCGGCGGAGAGCCTGATCGACCAGGACTTCGTGCGGAACCCGCACGCCACCTACGCGTGGATGCGCGAGGAGGGCCCGGTCAAGCTCCGGCAGCAGAGCGGCTCGGTACTGTGGATGATCACCCGGTACGAGGACGCCCGCGCCGCGCTCGCCGACCCGAAGCTGCACAAGGACCCGCGCAGCTTCCCCAACCCCGCGGGCGGTACCGGGATGGGGCCCGAGGAGCCCGGCATGGAGCTCCTGTCCCGGCACATGCTCAACAGCGACCCGCCGGACCACACCCGGCTGCGGAAGCTGACCACCAAGGCGTTCACCGCCCGCCCGACGGAGATGTTCCGCCCCCGGATCGAACAGCTCGCCGCGAACCTGCTGGACGGCTTCGCGCCGGGCCAGAAGATCGACGTCGTGGACGACTACGCGATGCCGCTGTCCACCCGGGTGATCTGCGAACTCATCGGCATCCCGGCCGCGGACGGCGAGATCTTCCGCGACTGGTACACCACGATGACCGGGGTGCACGCCCCCGAGCAGGTCACCGAGGCCCGGCAGTCGCTGATCAGCTACCTGAGCGCGCTGATCGCCGACAAGCGGTCCCACCCCGCCGACGACCTCATCAGCAACCTGCTCCAGGCCCGCGACGCCGACGACCTGCTGACCGAGACAGAGGTCATGTCGATGGTGTTCCTGCTGCTGGGGGCGGGCCACGAGACCGCGATCAGCTTCATGGGCACCGCGATGCTCTCCCTGCTGTCCGAACCGGACCAGCTGGCGGCGCTGCAGAACGACCTGTCGCTGCTGCCCGGCGCCGTCGAGGAACTGCTGCGCTTCGAGAGCCCGATCAACATCGCGACGTTCCGCTACGCGGCCGAGCCCGTGGAGATCGGCGGGGTGACCATCCCGGCGGGCGACTCGGTCTTCGTCTCGATCGGCGCGCTCAACCGCGACCCCTCCCGGTTCGAGGAGCCCGACCGGCTGGAGATCACCCGCCCGGCCACCGGCCACCTGGCCTTCGGCCACGGCCTGCACCACTGCCTGGGCGCACCGCTCGCCCGGGTCGAGGGCGCGGTCGCCATCGGCCAGCTGATCACCAGGTTCCCGAAGCTGTCGCTCGCCGTCGACCGCGACGAGCTCCAGTGGCGGTTCAGCCTGATGCTGCGGTGCCTGGAATCCCTTCCGGTGGTGCTGTGACCGGACGGTTCGGGGCGTCCGTCTCGCGGCGGCCGGCAACGACGCCGGCCGCCGACGACACGACGTACCACCGGCTGATGTCGATGCTCGCACGGTCCTCGGCCACCTACCGGATCATCGACCACGCACCCGAGGGCCGTACCGACCTGGCCAGTGAACTACGCGGTCACCGGCTGGAGATGGCCGCCAAGTGCATGGTGGTCAACGTGCGCAGAAAGCAGGACGGGGACCACCATGTCCTCGCCGTGGTCCCCGGCCACCGCCGGGTCGACCTGCGCAGCGTCAGGAAGCTGTTCGGTGGCAACGACGCCACCCTGGGCGACCGGGACGAGGCCGAACGCCTCACCGGCTGCCGCACCGGCTCCATCATCCCGTTCTCCTTCGACGAGGCACTGCCGCTGGTGGTCGACGCCGGCCTCCTCGTCCACGACGAGATCTTCTTCAACGCCGCCCGGCTCGACCGGTCGATCGCGCTGCGGACCGCGGACTACGTCTCGCTGGCCGACCCGCGCGTGGCCGACGTCGCCAAGTAGCCGCGTCGCCAAGCAGCCGACGTCACCAAGGGGCGGACGGCCCGCTGCCCCGGCCCTCACCGGCCGGGGCGCACCAGCCGGTGCTCGTAGGCGAAGATCACCAACTGCACCCGGTCGCGCATGCCGAGCTTCGACAGCAGCCGGCCGACATGCGTCTTCACCGTGCCCTCGGAGAGGAACAACTCCTTGGCGACGGCCGCGTTGGAGGCGCCGCGGGCGATCAGCAGCAGCACCTCGCGCTCGCGCTCGGTGAGCGCGTCCAGCGGATCGGGGCCGGACGCCGGCGTCGGCAGGTCCGGCGCCACCTCGGCCAGCAGCCGCCGGGTGGTGGTCGGGGAGATCACCGCGTCGCCCCGGTGCACGGTGCGGATCGCGGACAGCAGGTCCTCGGCGGGCGCGTCCTTGACCAGGAAGCCGCTGGCCCCGGCCTGCAGGGCGGCGAAGGCGTGCTCGTCGACGTCGAACGTGGTCAGCACGATCACCTTCGGCGGGTCGGGCCTGCGCAGCAGCCGCCGGGTCGCCTCGACCCCGTCCATCCGGGGCATCCGCACGTCCATCAGCACGACGTCGGCGGCGGTCGCCTCCAGCAGCTCCAGGGCCTGCGCGCCGTCCCCCGCCTCGCCGACGACCGTCATGTCGTCCTGCGCCTCGACGACCATGACGAACCCGGCCCGCACCATCGCCTGGTCGTCGACGAAGAAGACCCGGATCGTCATGCCGTCTCCCGCCGCTCCCCGGCGAGCGGGGTCCGCAACGGCAGCCGGGCACTCACCAGGAAACCTCCTCCCGGCGCCGCACCCGTGGTGACGGAACCACCGGCGACGGCCATCCGCTCCCGCATCCCGACCAGCCCGTGACCCGCCCCGTCGCCGGGGCCGGGACCGTTCCCGTTGTCGCGCACCTCGATCTCCACCCTGTCGTCCGACCACTGGAACCGTATCCCGCAACGGGCACCGGCACCCGCGTGTTTCAGGGTGTTGGTCAGGGCCTCCTGCACCAGCCGGTACGCGGCCAGTTCGGCGGCCGGGGTGAGCGGACCGGGCGTGCCGGTCTCGGCGAAGTCGACGGACAGCCCCGACTCCCGTACCCGGTCCAGCAGTTCGGGCAGCCGGGAGAGGTCGGGCTGCGGGCCGAAACCGTCGCTGCCGTCGCCGCTGCGCAGCACGCCCAGCAACCCGCGCATGTCCGTGAGCGCCTGACGCCCCGCCTCCTCGACGGTGCGCAGCACCTCCGCGGCGCGTTCCGGCCGGGCCCGCGCCGCGTACCGGCCGCCCTGCGCCTGGCTGACGATGACGGAGAGGGAGTGCGCGACGAGGTCGTGCATCTCCCGGGCGATCCGGGCGCGTTCGTCCAGCGCGGCCCGGTGGGCCCGCTCCTCGCGCTCGGCCTCCGCGCGGGCCGTGCGGTGCTCCAGCTCGCCGACGTACGCCAGCTGGATGCGGCGGAACAGGCCGAGGCTGAAGGCCACCAGCACGATCGCCAGCAGGAAACCGGCCAGGAACATCGGCGGCAGCTGCGTCTGCGAGGACAGGGCGGTCCGCAGCGCGACCGCGCCCGCCCCCACCACACCCACCACCAGCGCCGCCTGCGGGGCCCGCCGGCCGCCGTGCGCGCAGTACGCGAACAGCGCCAGGGGGAAGGCGAGCAGCGAGGGCAGCAGCGGGAAACCGCCGGGCAGCACGGCGGCCTGCACCGCGCAGGCCACGCCCGTCACCACGAAGGACAGGGTGGGCGCGGAACGCCGCCACGCCCCCGCGGCGTGGCCGACGACCACCGCGGGGGCGAGCAGCGGAGCCCACACCCCCGGCAGCGCCAGCCACAGCAGCAGCAGCGTCCAGCCGCCGACCGGAACGGCGACGGCCAGGGTGAGCAGTACGTCCGGACGGGCCGGACGGGCCGGGGGCGTCATTCGCCGCACAGCCGGCACACGGCCCGGGTGCGGCGCTGGTACGTGCGGGTGGCGCCGAGCAGCGCGAGCCCGAACAGGGCCCAGCCGCCGTACACCGCCAGGATCACCCAGGAGTTCGCGCTGCCGGAGTCGAAGGGCAGCTCCGGGCCGCCGAGCAGGTGGTTGACCGAGGCGAACACCGGGATCAGGCCCTGGAGCAGCAGGGCCGCCGACAGGCCCCAGCCGCAGGAGACCAGCAGCATGCGGGGCACCCTGCGACGGGCCAGGAACGGCACCCAGAACGGGTAGACGCGCCCCCACGAACTCACCAGCGCCAGGGACAGCACGCCGCCCCCGACCAGCAACATGGTCTCCATGACCGGGAATCCCTCGGGGTATTGCTCGGGACGGCCGATGCCGCCCCCCGCCCACCAGTAATACTTCACGCCGGGGTAGATGAAGGCCAGTCCGAACGCCGTGTACCCGAGCCAGTCCGCCGGCCGGTCCCGCTCGCCGGGGCGCAGCCCGCACAGGTCGCAGCCCTCCCCGGTGCGGCGCTGGAAGGCGAGGGTGGAGCGGGCCAGCAGCAGCGTCGCGGCGAAGGCCACGGCACGGGTGAGGAAGCCCGGCCAGTCCACGGTCGCGAAGTCACCGGCGGGAATCCCGGTGACCCAGAAGAACGAGCGGAACGCGTCGAAGATGATGCCGACGGCCGACCACAGCAGCAGGACGCAGGAGGTCCAGCCGACGAACAGCAGCACCGGACGGGCGCCCTTGCCGGGCCGCTCCGACGAGGCGGCGAGCGCCGCGACGATACCGGCCGCCGCACCCGCCCAGGCGGCCCACGACGGCACGATGCCCAGCGAGCTGATGTAGTCCGCCGCGCCCGGCAGATGGGGCTCCAGGGCCTTCGTCGCGAGCACCCCCGCGGCCGCCGCCAGCACCGGCCACAGCCGGGTGCGCCGGGGGGCGGCGGTGGGGGGAGCCGTCCTCTCGGTCAGTGGAATGACGCCCTCGGGCATCTCGGACTCCTCTCCCAGCGGTGCTGCGGCCTGACTCTGCGGCGCATGCGGTCATGGACCACCCTGGCAGCCACGACCCGGCCGCCGCGTCTGCCTCAGGTCTTGCGCGGATGTGACCTGCGGATGATTACCCGCCCCCCGGGGGTGCCCCGTACGGTCGTTGCCGGTACCGGCAATCCCTCCGGTCACCGGCTTTCCCCTGGCTAGCGTGCGGATGCCAACCGCACGCGGCCCACGGCGTCCCCGGAGAGCCCCTCGGAGCCGGAAGCGGCCATCGTCCATCAGCGTCAAGGAGCCGATGCATGTCCCGATCGACCGACCCGGCAGACCAGGCCCCCGATGCCAACGGCGCCTACGCCGCGCCGTCGCACGACCCCGTCGCCGAGCGCTTCATGGCGATGACCGACGTGATCACCCCGAACGCCGTCCGGGTCGCCGCGACCCTGGGCCTGGCCGACCTGGTGCGCCAGGGGGTGAACCGGCTGGACGACCTGGCCGCCCGCACGTCCACCGACCGCGACGCGCTCGGCGAGATGATGCGCCACCTGGCCGTCCAGGGCCTGTTCGAGCAGCCCGAGCCGGGCGTCTACGCGCCGACGGAGCTCTCCCGCTGGATCGAGAGCGACCACCCCGTCGGGATGCGCGAGTTCCTCGATCTGGACAGCCCGATGGGCCGTCCGCAGCGCGCCTTCGCCAGCCTGCTGCACAGCATCCGCACCGGCGGTCCCGCCTACGCCGAGGTGTACGGCAGGACCTACTGGGAGGACCTGGACGCCCACCCCGAGCTGAGCCGGGCGTTCAACGCGAAGATGGCCAAGCAGGTCTCCGAGATCGCCGCGGACGTCGCCAAGACCTACGAGTGGGACCGGGTCGGGCACGTGATCGACGTCGGCGGCGGCACCGGCACCCTGCTGTCCGAGGTGCTCGCCGCGCACCCCGCGCTGCGCTCGACCCTCGTCGACCTGCCCGCCGCGTCCGGCGGCGCCGGACAGCTGCTGGCCGCCGCGGGCGTCGCCGACCGGTGCGAGATCGTGCCCGGCAGCTTCTTCGAGCCGCTGCCCGCGGGCGCGGACGTGTACGTGCTGTCGACGATCCTGCACGACTGGAGCGACGACGCCTCCCGCCAGATCCTGCGCCGCTGCGCCGACGCCGCCGGCGAGCACGGCAAGGTCCTCGTCGTGGAGCACCTGATCCAGCCCGAGATCCGGCAGGGCATCTCCACCCTGAACCTGATCCTGCTGGCCACGCTCGGCGGCAAGGAACGCTCCCTCGACGAGTACGGGGAGCTGGCCGCCACAGCGGGGCTGGAGGTCCTGCGGACCATCGAGCTGCCCTCCGGACGCTCGCTGCTGGAGCTCGGCCGCCGCGCATGAACGATCTGGTGTTCGCGCTGGCCGGGACCGTCGGGGTGGTGACGCTGGCCATAGGCATGGCCGTCGGCGCACGCCGGCTGCTCGGCCTGCGCGTCGGCACCCTGCGCATGGTCCTGGCCGCGCTGGTCGGTTTCACCACCGCCGTGTTCTTCGGGAACATGGTCCAGCCGCCGATGGAGCGGGGCGTGCTCGCCACCGTCATGGTGGGCATCTCCGTCTTCGTCACGATGGCCTTCCTCGTCCTGGCCGAGGTCGTCATGCCGGACCGTTCGCGGCCCGTGGCCTGGACCAGGCGACTGCGCAGACGCATCATGCGCACCCACCGCTACGCGCAGATCGGGGTGATCCTGGCCCGCCACGGCCTGGCCCCCTTCCTGCGGCGCAAGGACCGCAGCCGCTCGGGCCGGCTCGCCTCCCACCGGCTCGCCCGTTCCCTGCGCCTGGCCATCGAGGAGGGCGGGGTCACCTTCGTCAAGCTCGGGCAGCTCATGTCGACCCGGCCGGACGCGATCCCGCGGGAGTTCACCGAGGAACTCAGCAAGCTCCAGTGCCAGGTGCCGCCGTCGCCCTGGGCGGACGTCCACCAGGTGCTGGTCGACGAACTGGGCGGCCTGGTGGACTCGGAGTTCGCCGAGTTCGACCCCGAGCCGATGGCCGCCGGCTCGATCGCCCAGGTGCACGAGGCCCGGCTGCGCTCCGGCGCCAAGGTCGTGATCAAGATCCAGCGGCCCGGCATCCACCAGGTCGTGGAGCGCGACCTGGACATCATGAACCGGATCGCGGCCAAGCTGGAGGACCGGGCCGACTGGGCGCGGGCCATCGGGACGGTCACCCTGGCCGCCGGGTTCGCCACGGCCCTGCGCGAGGAGCTCGACTTCCAGGTCGAGTCCCGCAACATGACGGCCATCAAGGCCGCCGCGGCCGAGGCCGGCACCGAGGTGTGCGTGCCCGGCCTGCACGAGAAGCTCTGCACGAAGCGGGTCCTCGTCATGGAGTGGCTGGACGGGGTGCCCCTGGGCGAGGCCGGTCCCGCCATCGAGAAGCAGGGGGTGGACCGGGAGAAGCTCGCGGGCGTCCTGCTCGACTGCATGATGCGCCAGACCATGATGCACGGCGTCTTCCACTGCGACCCGCACCCCGGCAACGTCCTGCTGCTCGACGACGGGCGGCTCGCCCTCCTGGACTTCGGCGTGGTGGGCCGGCTCGACGCCAAGGCCCGCGGCGCGCTGCGCGATCTGATGCTGGCGGTCAAGCGGGAGGACCGGGAGGCGCTGTGCGACGCGCTGCTCGACCTCGTCGTGCGCCACGACGACCTGGACGAGCAGGAGCTGGAGCGCGAACTCGGCGATTTCGTCGCCCTGTTCCTCACCGCGGGCTCCGCCCCCGACCTGGAGATGTTCGCGGGCCTGTTCCGGCTGATCGCCTCGCACGGGCTGTCGGTGCCGCCCCAGATCGCCGGGGTGTTCCGGATGCTCACCACCCTGCACGGCACCCTGATGCAACTGGCGCCCGGCTTCGACGTCATCGCCGAGTCCCGGGAACTGGTCGCCGGGTACTACACCGAGCGGCTGCAACCCTCCTCGCTGCGCGCCTCCGCGGGCGAGAACCTGCTCAGCATGATCTCGATGCTGGGCAAGGTGCCCAGACGCCTCGACCGGATCACCGGGGCCCTGGAGCAGGGCCGACTGGGCGTCACCGTCCGGCTGGGCGCCCGGGAACGGGACCGCAGGCTCGTCACCGGGCTGGTGCACCTGACGCTGCTCACGGTGCTCGCCGCGGCCTTCGGGATCATGGCGGTCATCCTGCTCAACACCAGCAACGGCCCGCTCATCACGCCCACCCTGAGCCTGCTGCACGTCTTCGGCTACAACCTGCTGGTCGTCAGCTCCGTGCTGGGCCTGCGCGTCCTCGTGCGGGTGTTCCGGGGCGAGTCCTGACACCCGTACCGCCGTCCGTCCCCGGATGAACCGAACCGAATCCGGGCGAACCACCGAAGCGAACCTCTGACTGGAGGAGTCCCGATGAAGTCGACCGACCGCAAGCGCTGGGGAGTTCCCGGCGGTCCCGATCTCCTGGACCTGGTACCGGACCTGCTGGACCAGTTCGCGGACGGGCTGTACCGGCCCCACGGCCAGGGGCTGCGCGGGACGGTGCTGCTGCTGCTCGCCGACGGTCCGCGCACCGGGGCCGCCCTGATCGAGGAGGCGGCGCGCCGTCCGGGCGTGCGGCCCACCGCCGACGAGGTGTACCCGCTGCTCCAGCAGCTCGCCGACGAGGGCCTGGTGACGTCCGAGGGGCAGGACGGGCCGCGCACGTACACGCTCACCGAGAAGGGCCGGGCGGCCGTGCCGGACGGGAAGTCCGACGCCACCGCAGGCCGGCCCGGCCCCGGTGGCCGGACCATGGAGGCGCACCGGCTGATGGGCGATGTGGTCATGGCCGCGGGGCGGCTCGCGTGGTCGGGCGACGAACGGAAGACGGAGCGGGCGTCCGAGGTGCTGGCCGAGGCGCGCCGCAAGCTGTACGCGCTGCTGGCCGAGGACTGACGACCACCGGGCCCAGGAGTACCCGGGTACCCGGGTAGGCGGGTACCCGGAAACACCGGAGCGGCCGGAACGCGGGTGAACTCCCCGCGCTCCGGCCGCTTTCCGCTGCCCGGAGGGGTCCGGAAGGAGCCCGGAGGCTTCCCGGGAAGCCTCCGAGGAGCTGCCGGGGAGCCCGGGGGAGTTCCGGGGAGCCCCGGGGGAGCCGGGCGCACTCCGGCGCACGAGGGGGCGCACGGCGGCCGTACGGGGACGGCGGGCCCTTCCCCGGTACCGCGCCCGGGGAACGGCCACCGCCGCCCTGCGCGTACGCCGAAGAGGGCCGCTCCCGGCCCGTGTGGCCCCGCTCCCGGCCTCGTTCCTGCGGGCCCCTGAGGTCCCCGCTTCCAGCCTTGCTCCCGGCCCGTGCGCGCCTTGCGTACGCCCTGGGCGCGCCCCGCGCACGGCAAGGGCCGCCGTGCGGCGCCCGGGAGGGGGTGCGCCGCGCGGCGGCCCTTGGGTGACGGCCGGTCCTGGCCGTCACGGTCGCTCGGCCACGGTGGTCAGCCGGAGGTGCCGACGGTCTCCTTCGCGCGAGGCGTCTCGTCCGGGGCGGCCGGCTGCCCGTGGTCCCGGCCGCCGGGCCACCAGGCCCTGCGTCCCAGCAGGGCGGTGACCGCGGGCACCAGGAGCATCGCCATGACGAACGCGGTGAGCAGGATGCCGAAGGCCACTGCGAAGCCCATCTGCTGGAGCATGGTGTTCTCGGCCAGCAGCAGCACACCGAACGTGCCCGCCAGGATGACGGCGGCGGCACCGATCGTCGACGCGGAGCTGACGATCGCGTGGCGGGTGGCCTCGGCCACGCCGATGCCCCGTCCGACCTCCTCGCGCAGTCGGGCGATCATGAGGATGTTGTAGTCCGTCCCGATCGCCACGACGAACAGGTAGAGGATCACCGGCAGGGTGAACAGCAGCCCGCTCTCGCCCTTGAGGTCCTGGAAGAGCCACACGGTGGATCCCAGGGTCGCGGCGAAGCCCAGGCCGACGGCGAGCATCAGGTACCAGGGGGCCACGACACTGCGGAGCAGCAGGCCGAGGATGATCATGATGGCCAGTCCGGCGGCCGGGAAGACCAGCGAGTAGTCGTGGTTGACGGCGTCCTGGACGTCGGCCATCACCCCGCTGGTGCCGCCGACCAGTGCCTCCGTGCCCTCGGGCGCCGAGGCGTGCGCGGCGTCGCGCAGCGGACCCGAGACCAGCTCGATGGCCTGGTCA encodes the following:
- a CDS encoding ATP-binding cassette domain-containing protein; translated protein: MNAAIEAHGLRKRYKGHQALDGVDLTVESGTVFGLLGPNGAGKTTTVRILTTLLRADEGRASVAGYDVVRQANDVRARIGLTGQYAAVDERLTARENLILVGRLYRLGKRVTAERTEALLERFELTEAANRPLRTYSGGMRRRLDLAASLIGRPPLLFLDEPTTGLDPSSRLALWDMIREQVAAGVTILLTTQYLDEADQLAGRIAVLDEGKVIADGTPDQLKRKVGGEWLEVTVNTPAEAQDAVRALSSAIAGEPTVSEDGLKVSAPVADGMSSIAAIAERLDSAGVEVVDFALRRPSLDDVFLTLIGKTAAVREPQPA
- a CDS encoding cytochrome P450 — encoded protein: MALDIEKQKKDESGARSAESLIDQDFVRNPHATYAWMREEGPVKLRQQSGSVLWMITRYEDARAALADPKLHKDPRSFPNPAGGTGMGPEEPGMELLSRHMLNSDPPDHTRLRKLTTKAFTARPTEMFRPRIEQLAANLLDGFAPGQKIDVVDDYAMPLSTRVICELIGIPAADGEIFRDWYTTMTGVHAPEQVTEARQSLISYLSALIADKRSHPADDLISNLLQARDADDLLTETEVMSMVFLLLGAGHETAISFMGTAMLSLLSEPDQLAALQNDLSLLPGAVEELLRFESPINIATFRYAAEPVEIGGVTIPAGDSVFVSIGALNRDPSRFEEPDRLEITRPATGHLAFGHGLHHCLGAPLARVEGAVAIGQLITRFPKLSLAVDRDELQWRFSLMLRCLESLPVVL
- a CDS encoding YbaK/EbsC family protein, whose amino-acid sequence is MSMLARSSATYRIIDHAPEGRTDLASELRGHRLEMAAKCMVVNVRRKQDGDHHVLAVVPGHRRVDLRSVRKLFGGNDATLGDRDEAERLTGCRTGSIIPFSFDEALPLVVDAGLLVHDEIFFNAARLDRSIALRTADYVSLADPRVADVAK
- a CDS encoding response regulator transcription factor; the encoded protein is MTIRVFFVDDQAMVRAGFVMVVEAQDDMTVVGEAGDGAQALELLEATAADVVLMDVRMPRMDGVEATRRLLRRPDPPKVIVLTTFDVDEHAFAALQAGASGFLVKDAPAEDLLSAIRTVHRGDAVISPTTTRRLLAEVAPDLPTPASGPDPLDALTEREREVLLLIARGASNAAVAKELFLSEGTVKTHVGRLLSKLGMRDRVQLVIFAYEHRLVRPGR
- a CDS encoding histidine kinase, with protein sequence MTPPARPARPDVLLTLAVAVPVGGWTLLLLWLALPGVWAPLLAPAVVVGHAAGAWRRSAPTLSFVVTGVACAVQAAVLPGGFPLLPSLLAFPLALFAYCAHGGRRAPQAALVVGVVGAGAVALRTALSSQTQLPPMFLAGFLLAIVLVAFSLGLFRRIQLAYVGELEHRTARAEAEREERAHRAALDERARIAREMHDLVAHSLSVIVSQAQGGRYAARARPERAAEVLRTVEEAGRQALTDMRGLLGVLRSGDGSDGFGPQPDLSRLPELLDRVRESGLSVDFAETGTPGPLTPAAELAAYRLVQEALTNTLKHAGAGARCGIRFQWSDDRVEIEVRDNGNGPGPGDGAGHGLVGMRERMAVAGGSVTTGAAPGGGFLVSARLPLRTPLAGERRETA
- a CDS encoding methyltransferase; protein product: MSRSTDPADQAPDANGAYAAPSHDPVAERFMAMTDVITPNAVRVAATLGLADLVRQGVNRLDDLAARTSTDRDALGEMMRHLAVQGLFEQPEPGVYAPTELSRWIESDHPVGMREFLDLDSPMGRPQRAFASLLHSIRTGGPAYAEVYGRTYWEDLDAHPELSRAFNAKMAKQVSEIAADVAKTYEWDRVGHVIDVGGGTGTLLSEVLAAHPALRSTLVDLPAASGGAGQLLAAAGVADRCEIVPGSFFEPLPAGADVYVLSTILHDWSDDASRQILRRCADAAGEHGKVLVVEHLIQPEIRQGISTLNLILLATLGGKERSLDEYGELAATAGLEVLRTIELPSGRSLLELGRRA
- a CDS encoding AarF/UbiB family protein gives rise to the protein MNDLVFALAGTVGVVTLAIGMAVGARRLLGLRVGTLRMVLAALVGFTTAVFFGNMVQPPMERGVLATVMVGISVFVTMAFLVLAEVVMPDRSRPVAWTRRLRRRIMRTHRYAQIGVILARHGLAPFLRRKDRSRSGRLASHRLARSLRLAIEEGGVTFVKLGQLMSTRPDAIPREFTEELSKLQCQVPPSPWADVHQVLVDELGGLVDSEFAEFDPEPMAAGSIAQVHEARLRSGAKVVIKIQRPGIHQVVERDLDIMNRIAAKLEDRADWARAIGTVTLAAGFATALREELDFQVESRNMTAIKAAAAEAGTEVCVPGLHEKLCTKRVLVMEWLDGVPLGEAGPAIEKQGVDREKLAGVLLDCMMRQTMMHGVFHCDPHPGNVLLLDDGRLALLDFGVVGRLDAKARGALRDLMLAVKREDREALCDALLDLVVRHDDLDEQELERELGDFVALFLTAGSAPDLEMFAGLFRLIASHGLSVPPQIAGVFRMLTTLHGTLMQLAPGFDVIAESRELVAGYYTERLQPSSLRASAGENLLSMISMLGKVPRRLDRITGALEQGRLGVTVRLGARERDRRLVTGLVHLTLLTVLAAAFGIMAVILLNTSNGPLITPTLSLLHVFGYNLLVVSSVLGLRVLVRVFRGES
- a CDS encoding helix-turn-helix transcriptional regulator; translation: MKSTDRKRWGVPGGPDLLDLVPDLLDQFADGLYRPHGQGLRGTVLLLLADGPRTGAALIEEAARRPGVRPTADEVYPLLQQLADEGLVTSEGQDGPRTYTLTEKGRAAVPDGKSDATAGRPGPGGRTMEAHRLMGDVVMAAGRLAWSGDERKTERASEVLAEARRKLYALLAED